The following are from one region of the Paenibacillus sp. JZ16 genome:
- a CDS encoding TetR/AcrR family transcriptional regulator: protein MNKKQQQTEDTKRRIAEAAKALFMQKGYKSTSIEEIVEATGSSKGNIYYHFKSKEGLFLYLVEEWDLEWEQKWNSKEQHYTTTVDKLYGIADQLVFDDLNHPFSKALDEFINSNGDVSEEVEQRVVQIIRSHLEFNQKVLQQGMDRGEFENHNVEQLSVIFESLIVGLSQMSRITKVENALALYHAAIKVFLHGIEKKS, encoded by the coding sequence GTGAATAAAAAACAACAACAAACCGAAGATACCAAGCGACGAATAGCGGAAGCCGCCAAGGCTCTTTTTATGCAGAAGGGTTACAAATCAACGTCAATAGAGGAAATCGTTGAAGCCACAGGCAGCAGCAAAGGGAATATCTATTATCATTTCAAGAGCAAGGAAGGGCTGTTTCTGTATCTGGTTGAGGAATGGGACCTCGAGTGGGAACAGAAATGGAACAGCAAAGAGCAGCATTACACCACCACCGTTGACAAGCTGTATGGAATAGCCGATCAATTGGTGTTTGATGATCTGAACCACCCCTTCTCTAAGGCGCTTGATGAATTTATAAACAGCAATGGTGATGTTAGCGAAGAAGTAGAACAAAGAGTCGTCCAGATTATTAGGAGCCATTTGGAATTCAATCAGAAAGTGCTGCAGCAAGGGATGGATCGCGGGGAGTTTGAGAATCATAATGTGGAGCAGCTGTCCGTTATCTTTGAGAGCCTCATTGTTGGCTTAAGCCAGATGTCGCGTATAACGAAGGTTGAAAATGCGCTTGCCCTTTATCATGCCGCCATCAAAGTATTTCTGCATGGCATTGAGAAGAAATCATGA
- a CDS encoding polysaccharide deacetylase family protein, with product MKKLSTVIWIALSISLCHQHVVNASHAPSASKGRGYYEERGEIVWEVPTHNKVIALTFDDGPDAQNTVQILDLLKQYDAKATFFVVGSRVEKHPEIVARELQEGHEIGNHSYSHPPFHNINVSKLTSELNQTQDAIFQATGIRTVLFRPPGGSYNEAIVRTSKDFGMLTVLWSWHQDTLDWRKPGVNRIVKKVLDNAHNGDIVLMHDFVPSSTQTVEALKVILPELQKRGYEFVTVSELLSYHEKTRKFIEVNH from the coding sequence ATGAAAAAACTCTCAACCGTCATATGGATCGCTCTCTCCATCTCCCTTTGCCATCAACATGTTGTCAACGCCAGCCATGCGCCATCCGCTTCCAAGGGCAGGGGTTATTATGAGGAACGAGGCGAGATAGTATGGGAAGTCCCCACTCACAATAAAGTAATTGCTCTTACCTTTGACGATGGTCCGGACGCGCAGAACACCGTTCAAATTCTGGATCTGCTAAAGCAATATGACGCAAAAGCCACCTTCTTCGTTGTTGGCAGCCGGGTGGAGAAGCACCCCGAGATCGTAGCGCGGGAGCTGCAGGAAGGCCATGAAATCGGCAATCACTCTTACTCCCATCCTCCTTTTCACAATATTAATGTCAGCAAGTTAACAAGCGAGTTAAACCAGACGCAAGATGCGATCTTTCAGGCAACCGGCATTCGAACCGTCCTGTTTCGTCCACCGGGAGGCAGCTATAATGAAGCAATTGTCCGCACGAGCAAGGATTTCGGTATGCTGACCGTATTATGGTCATGGCATCAGGATACGCTCGACTGGCGAAAGCCCGGCGTTAACCGGATCGTTAAAAAAGTGCTGGATAATGCCCATAATGGAGACATCGTACTGATGCACGACTTTGTGCCAAGCAGTACACAGACGGTAGAGGCTCTCAAAGTGATTTTACCGGAGCTGCAAAAGAGGGGCTACGAGTTTGTGACCGTTTCGGAGCTGCTCTCCTATCACGAGAAAACGCGTAAGTTCATTGAAGTAAACCATTAA
- a CDS encoding uracil-DNA glycosylase — translation MFNNDWDLILQGEMDKPYFQALMERVDEEYRRCTVYPPKEDIFRALQQTSYQSAKVVILGQDPYHGRRQAQGLSFSVSPGVAIPPSLRNIHKELASDLGISIPNHGSLQSWADQGVLLLNAVLTVREGEPNSHKGIGWEKFTDTVITKLNERDQPMVFILWGSYAQKKGSFIDRSRHKVLESSHPSPFAAHKGFFGSRPFSASNAFLMQKGMDPVNWDIPNTPGDGDE, via the coding sequence ATGTTTAACAATGATTGGGACCTTATTCTGCAGGGAGAAATGGATAAGCCTTATTTTCAAGCGTTGATGGAACGGGTGGACGAGGAATACCGGCGCTGCACGGTGTATCCCCCCAAGGAAGATATATTTCGGGCTCTTCAGCAAACATCGTACCAATCGGCGAAAGTCGTTATTTTGGGACAAGACCCTTATCACGGTCGAAGACAGGCGCAGGGGCTGAGCTTTTCTGTCTCGCCCGGGGTTGCGATTCCTCCATCTTTACGAAATATACATAAGGAGCTTGCTTCGGATCTGGGAATCTCGATTCCCAATCACGGTTCCTTGCAATCGTGGGCGGATCAAGGGGTGCTGCTGCTTAACGCCGTACTTACGGTTCGCGAAGGCGAGCCGAACTCACACAAAGGGATCGGGTGGGAGAAATTCACCGATACGGTCATTACGAAACTGAATGAACGCGATCAGCCGATGGTTTTTATATTATGGGGAAGTTACGCACAGAAGAAAGGCTCCTTCATAGACCGAAGCCGGCATAAGGTGCTTGAGTCCAGTCATCCGAGTCCGTTTGCAGCGCATAAAGGATTCTTCGGTAGTCGTCCATTTTCAGCATCTAATGCTTTTTTAATGCAAAAGGGTATGGATCCGGTGAATTGGGACATTCCGAACACGCCGGGCGATGGAGATGAATAA
- a CDS encoding AI-2E family transporter, with protein MMQSKYFRTCFGIIALLLIIYLGSEISFLFRPIVSMFNMLIVPVAMAGFFYYLLRPIVDYLERRKIKRSIGVLMLYFVFAGLCAIFGIVVWPTLREQIENFISNTPFLVEGVQEQIDQLQQNRFWSRYIPTESELSTSLTEYMNRIITWISNSINNLITVVSSVVVIIATIPIILYYMLKEGGKLPPRLLSVLPRRYRRDGQEVLGEIDTALSNFIIGKVILNLILSMMIYIGFLIIGLPYSLLLTVISFFLNFIPYIGALLATIPAVIIGFIESPSIAIWSVVVIVIAQQIQDNILTPVIYGKQLDIHPLTTIALILVGGDFFGLLGILLAIPAYMIIKIIVVRIYELFLAEKVEDA; from the coding sequence ATGATGCAGAGCAAATATTTCAGGACATGCTTTGGCATAATCGCACTGCTCTTGATCATTTATCTCGGTTCCGAAATCAGCTTTTTGTTCCGGCCAATCGTCTCCATGTTCAATATGCTGATCGTTCCCGTCGCGATGGCCGGCTTCTTCTATTATCTGCTCAGGCCGATCGTAGACTACCTGGAGCGGCGGAAAATCAAACGATCCATTGGCGTCCTGATGCTGTATTTCGTGTTTGCCGGTCTCTGCGCCATCTTCGGCATTGTGGTGTGGCCGACACTGCGCGAACAAATCGAAAATTTTATCAGCAATACCCCCTTTTTGGTAGAGGGCGTGCAGGAACAGATTGACCAGCTGCAGCAGAATCGATTCTGGTCACGCTATATACCAACGGAATCCGAGCTGTCCACCTCACTGACGGAGTATATGAATCGGATCATTACCTGGATCAGCAACTCCATCAACAACCTGATTACCGTTGTATCGAGCGTTGTCGTTATTATTGCTACGATTCCGATCATTCTGTACTACATGCTGAAGGAAGGCGGCAAGCTTCCGCCCAGGCTGCTTAGTGTCCTGCCAAGACGATACCGCCGCGATGGCCAGGAGGTGCTAGGTGAGATCGATACGGCACTCAGCAATTTTATTATCGGCAAAGTGATCCTGAATCTTATACTTAGCATGATGATTTATATCGGATTTCTGATCATCGGGCTTCCCTATTCTTTGCTCTTGACGGTCATTTCCTTCTTCTTGAATTTCATCCCGTATATCGGAGCGCTGCTGGCGACCATTCCCGCCGTCATTATCGGATTTATCGAATCTCCTTCCATTGCGATATGGTCCGTTGTCGTTATTGTCATCGCACAGCAGATCCAAGATAATATTCTGACACCGGTCATCTACGGGAAACAGCTTGATATTCACCCGTTGACCACGATTGCCCTCATCCTTGTAGGCGGCGATTTCTTCGGGCTGCTGGGCATCCTGCTCGCCATTCCGGCTTACATGATCATCAAAATTATCGTGGTACGGATTTACGAACTGTTCCTTGCCGAAAAAGTAGAAGACGCATAA
- a CDS encoding L,D-transpeptidase, with product MPQYRIIVDLSDYQLHLLDGNIVVRTFPVAIGKMATQTPPGNYTIINKQPNPGGPFGAYWLGLSKPHYGIHGTNDPSSIGRSVSLGCIRMYNEDVTELASLVPIHTRVTIRN from the coding sequence ATGCCCCAATACCGCATTATTGTCGATTTATCCGATTATCAGCTGCACCTGCTGGATGGCAACATCGTGGTACGTACGTTCCCGGTTGCCATCGGCAAAATGGCTACACAGACGCCGCCAGGCAATTACACCATCATCAACAAGCAGCCAAATCCCGGGGGACCGTTCGGAGCCTATTGGTTAGGGTTGTCCAAACCCCATTACGGCATCCATGGAACGAACGACCCTTCATCCATCGGACGCTCCGTTTCCCTTGGATGTATTCGGATGTACAACGAGGATGTGACGGAGCTGGCTTCCCTCGTGCCCATCCATACCCGGGTCACCATACGAAACTGA